One stretch of Fictibacillus sp. b24 DNA includes these proteins:
- a CDS encoding methyl-accepting chemotaxis protein has protein sequence MSIRKRVQLMLLISLAGMILLLAFIGLFLWQNTQMEKERENLQLSLLSSNDVRSSFNEVRKHEQEYLRKPSPESKQHVLSLLSNLQKDTGKVVKETNNPSLKGIEKDLSAYQTSFDSATGLTTQLNSLKQMMTDTSNEFYETVKGMNDQVLLINLLQMQTYEKEIHIKYDGASVENFKESAVVFDRMLDEKNLPAEQLSAFKSKLLKYTTSADTIQTITKKIDDDVKTFEQIAGVVDQSTADAEKSLQKENAELTNKQKSVKFWLTISLIGLSILILSILSVIGVWLMRSIQSSISSLKEGAAIIGEGDLSYRVETHSKDEMDELAQTFNRMAEKMQKSMTEVKYAAEKLTSSSQNLAAVSEETTAQSDEVTEAISQVATGAQSQADHLQECTLLLSGVTESIKETANISDEISIDAQKAENDGKAGSNIVHQLNTHSENFLELAQSLISEIQDASQQSKQINSIVETIQEIAGSTDLLALNAAIESARAGEAGRGFSVVASEVRKLAERSKNEALRIQQLVKTMTNQMELLSKETVRFEQYRIDQVESVQQTEKAFSSIIQNVSQINGRISQVKSAINRVESANENLSEKLFEVSAISEESVATSEQVSASSIHQKEAIHQVNLAATELQEIALSLQEEVDQFSLGEVAASVSEENLVFIDTYQEVAAATDESETGSFIAYDAEDDEDQKHTVEEAESNDHVQEAETQEDENSLMDKESKR, from the coding sequence ATGTCGATTCGTAAAAGAGTACAACTGATGCTTCTTATCAGTTTAGCCGGAATGATACTATTACTTGCATTTATTGGGTTATTTTTATGGCAGAACACCCAAATGGAGAAGGAAAGAGAAAATCTTCAGCTTTCATTGCTGTCTAGCAATGATGTCCGAAGTTCGTTTAATGAAGTACGCAAACACGAACAAGAATACTTAAGAAAACCTAGCCCTGAATCTAAACAACATGTATTGTCTTTACTCAGCAACTTGCAAAAGGATACAGGCAAGGTCGTTAAAGAAACAAACAATCCGTCTTTAAAAGGTATTGAGAAAGACTTATCCGCTTATCAGACATCGTTTGATTCTGCAACAGGTTTGACTACCCAGCTCAATTCTTTAAAACAGATGATGACTGATACTTCAAACGAATTTTATGAAACGGTTAAAGGCATGAATGACCAAGTTTTATTAATCAATCTTTTGCAGATGCAAACATATGAAAAAGAAATTCACATCAAATATGACGGCGCATCTGTCGAAAATTTCAAAGAAAGTGCCGTAGTCTTTGATCGGATGCTAGATGAAAAAAATCTGCCCGCGGAGCAATTATCTGCTTTTAAATCAAAATTATTAAAGTATACAACTTCTGCAGATACGATTCAAACGATTACTAAAAAGATCGATGATGATGTGAAGACTTTTGAGCAGATTGCAGGTGTTGTGGATCAGTCCACTGCAGATGCAGAAAAAAGCTTGCAAAAAGAGAACGCAGAACTAACGAATAAACAAAAATCAGTCAAGTTTTGGCTTACGATCAGCTTAATCGGTTTAAGCATCTTGATTCTATCTATTCTAAGTGTAATAGGCGTTTGGCTAATGCGTTCTATCCAATCTTCTATCTCCTCTCTAAAAGAAGGAGCAGCCATTATTGGTGAAGGTGATCTTTCGTATCGTGTGGAAACTCATTCTAAGGATGAGATGGATGAACTGGCACAAACCTTTAATAGAATGGCAGAAAAAATGCAAAAATCAATGACCGAAGTAAAATATGCTGCTGAAAAATTAACGAGTTCTTCTCAAAACTTAGCAGCAGTATCCGAGGAAACAACTGCTCAAAGTGATGAAGTAACCGAAGCAATCTCTCAAGTTGCAACAGGTGCTCAAAGTCAGGCAGATCACCTGCAAGAATGCACCCTTTTATTATCAGGAGTGACGGAATCCATAAAAGAGACGGCAAACATTAGTGACGAGATCTCAATCGATGCTCAAAAAGCGGAAAACGATGGGAAAGCTGGTTCTAACATCGTTCATCAACTAAACACACATTCTGAAAACTTTTTAGAATTAGCACAAAGCCTTATCTCAGAAATTCAAGATGCAAGCCAACAATCCAAACAGATTAATTCAATTGTCGAGACTATCCAAGAAATCGCAGGAAGCACAGACCTTCTTGCCTTAAATGCAGCGATTGAATCTGCACGAGCAGGTGAAGCTGGAAGAGGCTTCTCGGTAGTTGCAAGCGAAGTAAGAAAACTTGCTGAACGTTCTAAAAACGAAGCGCTTAGAATTCAGCAGCTCGTTAAAACGATGACGAATCAAATGGAATTGTTATCAAAAGAGACCGTGCGCTTTGAGCAATATCGAATTGACCAAGTAGAGTCCGTTCAACAGACAGAAAAAGCGTTCAGCAGCATCATTCAAAATGTATCACAGATCAACGGAAGAATCTCTCAAGTGAAGAGTGCGATCAACAGAGTTGAATCAGCTAATGAAAACTTATCTGAAAAACTATTCGAAGTTAGTGCAATTTCTGAAGAGTCCGTAGCAACAAGTGAACAGGTAAGTGCATCGAGCATTCACCAAAAAGAAGCGATTCATCAAGTGAATTTGGCAGCAACTGAATTACAAGAAATTGCCCTTTCACTTCAAGAAGAGGTGGATCAGTTCTCACTAGGTGAAGTAGCCGCTTCTGTTTCAGAAGAGAACTTAGTGTTTATCGACACTTATCAAGAAGTTGCAGCTGCAACTGATGAGAGTGAAACAGGTTCATTTATCGCTTATGATGCAGAGGATGATGAAGATCAGAAACATACTGTTGAAGAAGCTGAATCAAACGATCATGTTCAAGAAGCAGAAACTCAAGAAGATGAGAATAGCTTAATGGATAAAGAATCAAAAAGATAA
- a CDS encoding PTS transporter subunit IIC — translation MRDFLQKKGVSLSPKIYFITGFQYFALGLMASLIVGLILKTIGEELSIPFFTEMGQLAMTLMGPVIGTAIAFGLKAPPLVMFSAGIAGAAGAELGSVAGCYVAAVIAVEIGKLVSGETKFDILVTPAVTILTGYTVATFIGPGIDSFMKGFGQLVMWSTDQRPLIMGILVAILLGFALTGPISSAAIAMMLGLEGLAAGAATIGCAAQMMGFATSSFRENGFGGWLTQGIGTSKLQFPNVVKNPFILIPPTVAGILLAPIGTLYFKMENIPAGAGMGTSGLVGQIMTLRTMGFTFETFLAIFILHFAGPIIISLVISEWLRKKGYIKFGDMKLNQ, via the coding sequence ATGAGGGATTTTCTGCAGAAAAAAGGAGTAAGTCTATCTCCTAAGATATATTTCATCACAGGTTTTCAATATTTTGCACTTGGTCTGATGGCCTCACTTATCGTAGGATTGATTTTAAAAACAATTGGCGAAGAGCTTTCTATACCTTTTTTTACTGAAATGGGACAGCTAGCGATGACGCTTATGGGTCCTGTCATTGGTACCGCAATAGCATTCGGATTAAAAGCACCTCCGCTTGTTATGTTCTCAGCAGGTATTGCGGGCGCAGCAGGAGCTGAATTAGGCAGTGTTGCAGGATGTTACGTAGCAGCGGTTATCGCGGTTGAAATTGGTAAGCTTGTATCTGGAGAAACCAAATTTGATATTCTTGTAACCCCTGCTGTAACCATTCTTACTGGGTATACGGTGGCAACTTTCATCGGACCAGGAATTGATTCGTTTATGAAGGGGTTTGGTCAGCTAGTCATGTGGTCCACTGATCAAAGACCTTTAATCATGGGTATTTTAGTAGCTATTTTATTAGGCTTTGCACTAACAGGCCCCATTTCCTCAGCTGCAATTGCGATGATGCTGGGGCTTGAAGGTCTTGCTGCAGGAGCGGCAACAATAGGGTGTGCAGCGCAAATGATGGGGTTTGCTACCAGTTCTTTTAGGGAAAATGGATTTGGCGGCTGGTTGACACAAGGAATTGGTACGTCAAAACTTCAATTTCCAAACGTGGTGAAAAATCCGTTCATATTAATTCCTCCAACCGTTGCAGGAATCCTGTTAGCACCGATCGGAACGCTTTACTTTAAGATGGAAAACATTCCAGCAGGAGCAGGAATGGGGACAAGTGGACTTGTAGGACAAATTATGACGCTCAGGACAATGGGCTTTACCTTTGAAACGTTTCTTGCTATATTTATTTTGCATTTTGCTGGACCCATTATCATAAGTCTTGTGATTTCAGAGTGGTTAAGAAAAAAAGGTTATATAAAATTTGGCGATATGAAGCTGAATCAATAG
- a CDS encoding thioredoxin family protein produces the protein MENIKSIEQFQDTIKTGVTVAVFSADWCPDCVVIKPILPEIEEEYSSCQFVYVDRDELIELCQELDIFGIPSFVAFNEGKEIGRYVNKERKTKEQIVAFLEELNIPSK, from the coding sequence ATGGAAAACATAAAATCAATTGAGCAATTTCAAGATACTATTAAAACCGGTGTAACAGTAGCTGTCTTTTCTGCAGACTGGTGCCCGGATTGTGTTGTGATCAAGCCTATCCTGCCTGAGATTGAGGAAGAATATTCTAGCTGCCAATTTGTTTATGTGGATCGAGATGAGTTGATTGAGCTTTGCCAAGAGCTAGATATCTTTGGCATTCCAAGTTTCGTTGCTTTTAACGAGGGCAAAGAAATTGGGCGTTATGTGAATAAAGAAAGAAAGACAAAAGAGCAGATTGTTGCCTTTTTAGAAGAGCTTAATATTCCTTCAAAATAG
- the queF gene encoding preQ(1) synthase — protein MAKVEVNHSKYEGIRFDIQDENVILVDILETIPYEYVGKDTLVTIPTTEFTSVCPWSGLPDFADIIISYIPNEDLVEMKSLKYYLTSYRNVGIYQEHATNRIMEDLAKLLKPKYLKVTGNWNARGGLGTEVVVEYKEDSSK, from the coding sequence ATGGCTAAAGTAGAAGTAAACCACAGCAAATATGAAGGAATACGTTTTGATATTCAAGATGAGAATGTAATCCTTGTTGATATATTAGAAACAATTCCTTACGAGTATGTTGGAAAGGATACGCTAGTTACTATTCCAACAACAGAATTCACATCTGTATGTCCTTGGTCAGGTCTTCCGGATTTTGCTGATATTATCATCAGCTATATTCCAAACGAAGATTTAGTGGAAATGAAATCATTAAAATATTATTTAACATCATACCGTAACGTTGGAATCTACCAAGAGCATGCGACGAACCGCATTATGGAAGATCTTGCTAAACTCTTAAAACCAAAATACTTAAAGGTTACTGGAAACTGGAACGCTCGTGGCGGACTAGGAACAGAAGTAGTAGTAGAATATAAAGAAGATAGCAGCAAGTAA
- a CDS encoding DUF1444 family protein gives MSSSIKLKKTLEERLSGTDREFAYDREDDTLRITDKKTGKGVSLSLGGLSARWSKEKDVLLDKLVYYVEEGLKAAHKQADNNPLSNIFPVIRSASFPLETPEGEILFYQEHTAETRIYYALDLGKTYKLLTNDKMKGLKVDESQVLDAARFNLKRLATDFKEDQVAGNTFYFLNHNDGYDASRILNTNFLEDMKKKINGEMAVAVPHQDVLIIADIRNKQGYDILAQMAMQFFMNGRVPVTALPFLYENKELEPIFILAKNKPVEDETTD, from the coding sequence ATGAGCAGTTCAATTAAACTTAAAAAGACTTTAGAAGAAAGATTATCTGGTACTGATCGTGAGTTTGCGTACGATAGAGAAGATGATACACTTCGAATAACAGACAAGAAAACAGGAAAAGGGGTTTCTCTCTCACTTGGAGGACTTAGCGCACGCTGGTCAAAGGAAAAAGACGTGCTTCTTGATAAGCTCGTTTATTACGTCGAAGAAGGATTGAAAGCTGCACATAAACAAGCAGATAACAACCCGTTGTCCAATATTTTTCCTGTCATACGCTCGGCATCTTTTCCTTTAGAAACACCTGAAGGAGAAATACTTTTTTATCAAGAACATACAGCTGAAACAAGAATATATTATGCTTTAGACCTAGGCAAAACCTATAAACTTTTAACGAATGATAAGATGAAGGGGTTAAAAGTGGATGAGTCTCAAGTTCTTGATGCAGCAAGATTTAATCTAAAACGCTTGGCAACAGACTTTAAAGAGGACCAGGTTGCAGGTAATACGTTCTACTTTCTAAATCATAATGATGGATATGATGCGAGCAGAATTCTAAATACAAATTTCTTAGAAGATATGAAGAAAAAGATTAATGGTGAAATGGCAGTGGCTGTACCGCATCAGGATGTACTGATTATTGCAGACATTAGGAATAAACAAGGCTATGATATTTTAGCTCAGATGGCGATGCAATTCTTTATGAATGGCCGTGTTCCGGTTACAGCATTACCTTTTTTGTACGAAAACAAAGAGCTTGAACCGATCTTTATACTAGCAAAGAATAAACCAGTAGAAGATGAAACAACTGATTGA
- a CDS encoding DNA translocase FtsK: MSWIKKLMNTFFDDENEDDSFYEKEHDQQQPVKKQRATEEVNVSPKNKPAPFANNGRRPSQSNTQHPAKMLHKYPENAPFRFPVIPDEKTVKPSIQRHTYQPKEPNVYKETVREEKSYREERPIREQRQQKNEQGRYPSHSGKMSQEPKRQPFKATHVPSPVYGFERRNKNAAQDTPVTKDAQPEVKSRFTPTDVPSPVYGYGKRKPEGILFIGRDIPSKESVAEELLKSVQDTIPAATKENLIVSQETVHENVQNDVIGENEQHKQVEKETPSLSINQIEADKHNTFDSIEIRTEPEAVYEMEEEHNSVSETESVTESVDFRNQYSERFEPEVSNDQDHEKHSIMEEPTFAEEVIPSEKKVVSEIVEQRAESQPKREAPKSGGQYVPFNVLMLKKDRKTHPNKGQAQPLPQNRQTVNTERRVPVSDVNSGNQLFVPLSFLNKAKMSLEDDDLWLNDQKQTLQSTLDNFNVNAKVVHMTKGPAVTRFEVQPAPGVKVNKITNLTDDIKLSLAARDIRIEAPIPGKNAIGIEVPNQHSRAVFLREIIEHDVFKDSASSLTVALGLDISGAPVVTDLQKMPHGLIAGATGSGKSVCINSILVSLLYKSKPEDVRLLLVDPKMVELAPYNHIPHLVTPVITDAKEATAALKWAVEEMERRYEEFAKTGVREIKRYNQKMEEEQHYKNKMPYIVVVIDELADLMMVSPQEVEEAICRIAQKARACGIHLLLATQRPSVDVITGLIKANVPTRTAFAVSSAIDSRTILDMSGAERLLGRGDMLFMENGSNKAVRIQGTFVSDEEIEEVTRYVKEEYQTDYLFTREELIQHQQTTEVEDELFEEACYYVIEVGAASSSSLQRRFRIGYNRAARLVDMMEGFGLVSEAMGSKPRHVLLTQEELESRLYSGVE; this comes from the coding sequence ATGAGTTGGATAAAAAAATTAATGAATACATTTTTTGATGATGAAAATGAGGACGACTCCTTTTATGAGAAAGAGCATGATCAGCAGCAGCCTGTAAAAAAACAGCGGGCGACTGAGGAAGTGAATGTTTCTCCAAAGAACAAGCCTGCTCCTTTCGCAAATAATGGAAGAAGACCGTCACAATCGAATACACAGCATCCTGCAAAAATGCTGCATAAATATCCTGAAAACGCACCGTTCCGTTTTCCTGTTATTCCTGATGAAAAAACAGTGAAACCATCCATTCAACGCCATACATATCAGCCAAAAGAACCGAATGTTTACAAGGAAACGGTTCGAGAAGAAAAATCGTATCGAGAAGAACGACCAATTCGTGAACAGAGGCAACAAAAAAATGAACAGGGAAGATACCCATCCCATTCAGGGAAAATGAGTCAGGAGCCAAAACGACAACCGTTTAAAGCAACTCATGTTCCTTCTCCTGTATACGGTTTTGAAAGACGCAACAAAAATGCTGCACAAGATACTCCTGTTACGAAGGATGCACAACCTGAAGTGAAATCAAGGTTTACACCTACTGACGTTCCTTCTCCTGTTTACGGATACGGTAAGAGAAAACCTGAAGGTATTTTGTTCATAGGAAGAGACATTCCATCCAAAGAATCGGTTGCTGAAGAACTATTAAAATCAGTTCAAGATACAATTCCTGCAGCAACAAAAGAAAACTTGATTGTTTCACAAGAGACAGTTCATGAGAACGTGCAGAATGATGTTATCGGTGAAAACGAACAACACAAGCAGGTTGAAAAAGAAACGCCTTCTCTATCAATAAATCAAATTGAGGCAGATAAACATAACACCTTTGACTCAATAGAAATCCGCACAGAGCCTGAAGCAGTGTATGAAATGGAAGAAGAGCATAATAGTGTTTCAGAAACAGAAAGTGTTACAGAATCAGTTGATTTTAGAAATCAATACAGCGAGAGGTTTGAGCCTGAAGTATCAAATGATCAAGATCACGAGAAACATTCTATTATGGAAGAACCAACATTCGCTGAAGAGGTAATCCCTTCTGAAAAGAAAGTTGTTTCAGAAATAGTAGAGCAAAGGGCAGAGTCTCAGCCGAAACGCGAGGCACCAAAAAGTGGCGGGCAATATGTTCCTTTTAATGTACTTATGCTTAAAAAGGATCGAAAAACTCATCCAAACAAAGGTCAAGCTCAACCTCTGCCTCAAAACAGACAGACTGTAAACACAGAAAGAAGGGTACCAGTCAGCGATGTAAATAGTGGAAATCAGCTTTTTGTACCACTTTCATTCTTAAATAAAGCAAAGATGTCACTTGAAGATGATGATCTATGGCTAAACGACCAAAAACAAACCTTGCAGTCCACACTAGATAATTTTAATGTGAACGCAAAAGTAGTACACATGACAAAAGGTCCTGCAGTTACAAGGTTTGAAGTTCAGCCTGCTCCTGGTGTTAAAGTAAATAAGATCACAAACTTAACAGATGATATTAAACTTAGTTTGGCTGCTCGAGACATACGAATTGAGGCGCCGATACCAGGGAAGAATGCAATCGGTATAGAAGTGCCAAACCAGCATAGCAGAGCCGTGTTTCTGCGTGAGATAATAGAGCATGATGTGTTCAAGGATTCTGCTTCTTCCTTAACCGTTGCGCTTGGATTAGATATTTCAGGAGCACCTGTTGTAACTGATCTTCAAAAAATGCCGCATGGATTAATCGCAGGAGCTACTGGATCAGGAAAGAGTGTTTGTATTAATTCTATTCTAGTAAGCTTGCTGTATAAATCAAAACCGGAAGATGTAAGATTGTTGCTTGTTGACCCTAAGATGGTTGAACTTGCTCCTTACAATCATATCCCGCATCTCGTAACACCTGTTATAACGGATGCAAAAGAAGCTACTGCTGCATTAAAATGGGCGGTTGAAGAAATGGAACGCCGATACGAGGAGTTTGCAAAAACCGGTGTTCGAGAAATTAAACGTTACAATCAGAAGATGGAAGAAGAACAGCACTATAAAAACAAGATGCCTTATATTGTTGTGGTGATTGATGAGCTAGCAGATCTGATGATGGTTTCGCCTCAAGAAGTTGAAGAAGCGATCTGCCGAATTGCGCAAAAAGCAAGAGCCTGCGGTATTCACTTACTTTTGGCTACACAGCGTCCATCTGTTGATGTAATCACTGGCCTTATAAAAGCAAACGTACCGACACGAACAGCATTTGCCGTATCATCTGCAATTGATTCGCGTACCATACTTGATATGAGTGGTGCAGAGCGATTATTAGGACGAGGCGATATGCTATTTATGGAAAATGGATCAAATAAGGCGGTCCGTATTCAAGGAACTTTCGTGTCAGACGAAGAGATTGAAGAAGTGACTCGTTATGTTAAAGAGGAATATCAAACAGATTATCTGTTTACTCGTGAAGAGCTGATCCAGCATCAGCAGACAACTGAAGTAGAAGATGAACTTTTTGAGGAAGCTTGTTACTACGTAATCGAAGTTGGGGCAGCATCATCTTCCAGTCTGCAGCGCAGATTTAGAATCGGCTACAACCGTGCAGCAAGATTAGTAGATATGATGGAAGGCTTCGGATTAGTATCTGAAGCGATGGGAAGTAAACCAAGACATGTTCTTTTAACACAAGAAGAACTAGAGAGTCGATTATATAGCGGAGTAGAATAA
- a CDS encoding nicotinate phosphoribosyltransferase, with protein MKEIELKLQGKIKRLTNKTFKFDERIREGWFSAVYFLKTCEIVESFKPDNIVTMQFFQKSDAVLCGSDEAIALIKTFAKNPESLEIHSLKDGDKISPFETVLTIKGPYQNFGFLEGMIDGILARRTSVATNVYNVVKAASKSGVQKPVIFMGDRDDHFAQQAGDGYASYIGGSTAQATHAMNEWWGKKGMGTMPHALIQIFNGDIVEATKAYHTKYPEDDLISLVDYNNDVITDALKVAREFGETLKGVRVDTSRTMVDQYFFRNPDVLGSFDPRGVNPELIFALRKSLDEEGFHHVKIVVSGGFKKERIEQFEEQKVPVDIYGVGSNLLKINIGFTGDNVMMNEQHQAKAGRIYRHNPRLELVE; from the coding sequence ATGAAAGAAATAGAATTAAAGCTGCAAGGTAAAATCAAGCGGCTTACGAATAAAACCTTTAAATTTGATGAACGAATCAGAGAAGGCTGGTTCTCTGCCGTTTATTTTCTTAAAACATGTGAGATTGTAGAATCTTTTAAACCTGATAATATCGTTACAATGCAGTTTTTTCAAAAAAGCGATGCGGTCTTATGCGGTTCTGACGAAGCGATTGCTCTTATCAAAACGTTTGCTAAGAACCCTGAATCTTTAGAGATTCACTCGCTAAAAGATGGTGATAAAATTTCTCCATTCGAAACGGTTTTAACAATTAAGGGACCTTATCAAAATTTTGGTTTCTTAGAAGGAATGATTGATGGAATTCTAGCCAGAAGAACATCAGTTGCAACGAATGTTTATAATGTCGTTAAAGCTGCAAGTAAATCTGGCGTTCAGAAGCCTGTCATCTTCATGGGCGATCGAGATGATCATTTTGCACAGCAAGCAGGAGATGGCTATGCTTCTTACATCGGAGGATCAACTGCACAGGCTACACATGCGATGAATGAATGGTGGGGCAAAAAAGGAATGGGTACTATGCCTCATGCGCTGATTCAAATTTTTAACGGAGATATTGTGGAAGCTACAAAAGCGTATCACACGAAATATCCAGAAGACGACCTTATCTCCCTCGTTGATTATAACAACGATGTGATTACAGACGCTCTGAAAGTTGCGAGAGAGTTTGGGGAAACGTTAAAAGGGGTAAGGGTTGATACTTCAAGAACTATGGTTGATCAATACTTCTTTAGAAATCCAGACGTATTAGGTTCTTTTGATCCTAGAGGTGTTAATCCTGAACTAATATTTGCACTTCGCAAATCACTGGATGAAGAAGGATTTCATCATGTGAAGATAGTGGTAAGCGGAGGATTTAAGAAAGAACGAATTGAACAGTTTGAAGAGCAAAAAGTTCCTGTAGATATTTATGGAGTCGGAAGCAATCTATTAAAGATCAACATAGGGTTTACAGGGGACAATGTAATGATGAATGAGCAGCATCAAGCAAAAGCAGGAAGAATCTATCGCCATAATCCGAGACTTGAGCTTGTAGAATAG
- the murC gene encoding UDP-N-acetylmuramate--L-alanine ligase, protein MTKYHFIGIKGTGMSPLAQILHDIGHDVQGSDIDQYIFTQAALEEKNIPVLPFDKNNIEEGQIIIAGNAFGEQHEEIQAANEKNIPIHRYHHFLGEFLSNFTSIAVTGSHGKTSTTGLLAHVVGAAKPTSYLIGDGTGKGSKGSEYFVFESCEYRRHFLSYHPDYAIITNIDFDHPDYFTDLKDVISAFQSMAMQVKKAIIACGDDANLQEIHAQVPVVFYGFGDHNDFQAKNVNRGDEGTTFDVFVRNTFYGTFQIPGYGTHNVLNALAVIAICHYETLPMDIIKEQLKTFTGVKRRFSEKSVGDQILIDDYAHHPTEIKVTIEATKYKYKNREVVAIFQPHTFTRTKTFLDEFAASLSEADHVYLCDIFGSARENAGNLSIENLKEKIPNAKLISEENVDVLKEYNDGVLLFMGAGDIQKFQRAYEETLTATP, encoded by the coding sequence ATGACAAAATACCATTTTATTGGAATTAAAGGGACGGGAATGAGCCCGCTGGCACAAATCCTTCATGACATTGGTCATGACGTACAAGGATCTGATATTGATCAATATATCTTTACACAGGCAGCACTTGAAGAGAAAAACATTCCGGTTCTACCGTTTGACAAAAACAACATTGAAGAAGGTCAAATCATTATCGCGGGTAACGCATTCGGTGAGCAGCATGAGGAGATTCAAGCTGCGAATGAAAAGAATATTCCTATTCACAGATATCACCATTTCCTAGGTGAGTTTCTATCTAACTTCACTTCTATCGCTGTAACAGGTTCTCACGGGAAAACTTCTACAACAGGATTATTAGCTCATGTTGTAGGCGCTGCAAAACCTACATCGTATTTAATAGGAGATGGAACTGGAAAAGGAAGCAAAGGAAGCGAATATTTTGTGTTCGAATCATGTGAATATCGCAGACACTTCCTTTCATATCACCCAGATTATGCGATCATCACAAACATTGATTTTGATCACCCTGATTATTTTACTGATTTAAAAGATGTTATCAGCGCTTTTCAATCGATGGCGATGCAAGTGAAGAAGGCTATTATCGCATGTGGTGATGATGCTAATCTTCAAGAAATTCATGCGCAGGTTCCAGTTGTGTTCTACGGCTTTGGCGACCACAATGATTTTCAAGCTAAAAATGTTAATCGTGGTGATGAAGGTACTACTTTCGATGTATTTGTGCGCAACACATTCTACGGAACTTTCCAGATTCCTGGGTATGGAACGCATAACGTATTGAATGCATTAGCTGTAATTGCAATCTGTCATTACGAAACACTTCCGATGGATATTATTAAAGAGCAGCTGAAGACCTTTACGGGCGTTAAAAGACGTTTTTCTGAAAAATCTGTTGGTGATCAAATCTTAATCGATGACTATGCACACCATCCAACAGAAATTAAAGTAACAATTGAAGCAACAAAATATAAATATAAGAATCGTGAAGTCGTCGCAATCTTCCAGCCGCATACCTTTACAAGAACAAAAACGTTCTTAGATGAATTTGCAGCAAGCTTAAGTGAAGCAGATCATGTGTATCTGTGCGATATCTTTGGTTCTGCTAGAGAAAATGCAGGAAATCTTTCAATTGAGAACTTGAAAGAAAAGATTCCAAACGCTAAACTGATCTCTGAAGAAAACGTGGATGTATTAAAAGAATATAACGATGGAGTTTTGTTGTTCATGGGAGCTGGAGATATCCAGAAATTCCAAAGAGCATACGAAGAAACGCTTACTGCAACTCCATAA